The DNA region GAAGGGCTGTTATACACCTGCCCCAAATTGGAGTCAGATTCTTCTTCAGAAATGCTGGTCGATCAGCTTCAGGCACTAGAGTTGATGCCTGCTTGGGGTGATGTCAGCTCGGGGGTAAGGGAACCATTTACGGGAAGCTTTTTGGGGATGGGGCTGCTGACAAGGAAGCAGAAACCCCTGGACCTCAGGAGACACCCCTGACTGCTTCCCATTGAATCTCTTGCTTGAACTACCCCAAGTAAGAGGTCTCTACCCAGGGCACCACAGATGTTCCTTTAAATGTCTCAGACACCTTTTAATCGCTCAATGGCCCCCCTGAAGCTAAGGATGTGAAGAAGCTCTGTGAGACCACTGTGCCTGCCTGGGGCCCTCTCCTGCCTGGATGAGCCCAGGATGGCACCTACACAGCAAAGCGGGCACGGGCCGGATGCTGGAAGGCATAGGACTAGCTCGTTTCCGGAGCTTAGAATAGAGACAGGTGTGAAGAGGCCTAGGGGGGCTCTGCTCCTAACGGAGGCCCAGCGGCCACCAAGACGTCATATTTGTAGGTGGGGCTCTATCCATATTTTGGAATGGTTGACATTCAGTTTTTCAAGATACCACTGTACCTTTAATTTATTAGCTTTCcataaaaacacataacataCACAATCTACAGGATAGAAAgtataatttacaaaaatataaaaatcttggTTATTTTTTAGTATTCCAACATATTACTGCATGTGTTATTTCAATAAACATGTTTAAACAATGCACACTTAACCAGCCTGATTACCTCTGTGGGGAATGGTGTCCACTCCCtcctctttgttttaaaataaaatatatattaagaaaaagaaaccatgatTGGTTATATGTGCATACTGTATGTGTGAAAGCTTTTGCAGTGGAGTTTCAAAGTTCATGCCATTATTTAGGTGCTGCGTTTCAGTATCAATATGTGGCCCAACGTGTTTTCAACTGACTGTTTAGACAGAGGTTCTTCCCTTGTGAAGAGAGCAGGTCCCCTCACATCTGCAGCCTTCTTTCCCGGTGATGAGAGGATGGGTCACAAAAGCCAACATGGTGGACCCGTTCGGCTTTCAGGTCTTCAGAGCAGAGGGGATGGACGATGAGCAGCCTTCAGGTGAGGGCTAATTCCCGGATTCCTTCAGGAGATTCAGACTGGCGTGTAGGGGGCTAAGTCATCAGCAATGAGAGACCCCAGGATGGGCCCCGGGGGGACAGATCTTTCTGGGACCCGGCAAGGGTGCCTGTGAGCTCTGCCCGCATATGCAGCTGTACCCCTCACGAAGCCCTCACCCCAGAAGGCCCTGAGGACGCtgccctgctgggtgtggagcggGACGGAGGTTTCCTTCCATCCCGGAGTGGCTGGTCTTACCGGCAGGCACAGGTCTCCACAGACATGTTGGGGTACACCTTCAGAACCACGTTCCGGTTCTCATCCAGGAAGAGGACCCCAAGAGAGTTCATCTTGTCGGGAACACAACAAGGCTCTGGGATGCCCGGGACGATGCCCACAGCCCTGACGATGCTCTGGATGGTGGCGTGGTTGGATGGGCGGACAATCTGCAAGACAAGAAAGGAGCACGGTCACCTAGGCGCTCTGCCCTCACCCACCCACTGTGCCACCTGCACGTCCTCGAGGAGGCCACAGAAAAGGTGTTGACCTAGGAGAAAAGGTGAGATTCCAGGGCTGGGCACACATTTTCTCTGAAGTCAGCCACAGACTGTGTCCCAGGGAGGTGTGCAAAAGCCTCAGGCCTTCCTGCCCTTTGGGTCTCCTGGAGGGAAGTTACATCCCTACATGATTGGCCACTTGGGGGCACCTGTGCATCACTCATCCCCAAGGCGTCCCTGGACCCGGGCAGGAACTGTGCAGAGGGCGATGCCCAGTTGTTCTGCCCGGGCCACAGCTGCCCACATTTCCCAGTCCCAGGAGTTCCGACGCGCTTCCCGTGTGAGCGTGTCCTTAGCACTGGAGGGGAAGGCCCACAGGTGTGTGGGCACCAGCATGATGGGGCTGGACTGCTCATTTCCCAGACGGGTCTGACTGTGGGGTGTCAGGGGCTGCTTCACCTCACCACCCCATCTTGTCATAGTATCAGTCATATGGGGTGGGATTACCTTTATTTTACTGGCGAAGAAGTGGAGGCTTAAAATGTCTAAGTAACTGGACCAAGACCCCTCAGTTAGGAAGCAGCCCAAAGTCATGGCAAGTTGGAGACCATGCTCGCAGGGGCCGTGCgggctttctttccctccccaggcAGCCTTGCACACCCAGAGGAGTCAGGATCCCACCACAAACACAGAGAATGCTGTTCTCAAGCACCTCCAACAAGAGAAACAGGACCAAGCCACAGGAGTTACCCCTCATTGCGGGCCAAAGGAAGTTTTATATGTAGTGCGTTGCTGAGAAACGCCCCTTgcatggggaggtggggaggacagCAAGGTAGGGGCATCTGATTTGCGGGCTCAGCCTGCTGTCAAGGAAGGCGGCAGGCTGTCAGCCAGACTGGTAAGGTAAGCGCTGGGTCAGCCGGCTGGAGCCTGCTCACTGCTCATCTGGCATCTGCCCGGGCCTGTGCTAGGCTCTGCCGGCCCACACCTGTCACTCTGTCGGgcacctcccttcctctctcgCACATGCAAGAAAAGCCCCTTAATTCCCAAGCAGGTTAATGCTGCCCCAGGTCTGTGGCTGGGAAATCCCAGCCGACTGatttatttacattcaaattgGATTTATGCACGGACTCCCTTTCTTGAAGGGGAAAGAATGACCTGAAACTCAGCAGAGGAGCTAAGCAGGAGGGAAGTGTGTGCTCTGTGGGGAGGGCTGACCTCGCCTGGCAGCCAGCCCACCGCAGCCTGGCCTTGGGGAGATGGACAATCAGAGCCACAACCCAGCCCGCAGGGAAGGGGAGACTCTGCAAACCCCGGGGCCAGCACGGCGGATAGAACAGCTGCATGCTGTCTTTCCTGCAGACTCATGCACGGTGAGAGCTAGTTGCCCCGTGGATCCCTGTCCTGTGTGGGAGACAggggcgggcgggggtggggaggggtccctAGGAAGCCACTGAGGCCAGCTCTGTACTGGTCACAGACCCGGGGGTCCTGAGGTCCAGACCAGGAATAGAAACGAGAGCCTCGGTGAGGAAGGGGCTTTAGAGGCCTGTCTTGCCTtccggggggccgggggggcagCATGTAGTCCAGCTCTGTAAGGCAGCTGCTATGTGGGAACACACACCTAAGGAGATGGATTCTcctactctggtttctcttcagatcacaTAAATCTcctgcttttcaaaagaagacatgttCAGATTTAAAATTCAAACTCAGCTAAGTCAGCCCTTTCAAAAGCCCAGCCAAACCACGTCCATCTGTGGGCTGTATTCCCCTGACAGGCTGCCACTCTAGGACCTCTGCCTACTCATCCCCACCTTGAATAGATGGGAGGTGTTCTAATCCCCAGTTCACAGCCGGGAAATAGGTCACAAGGCAGAGGGACTTGCCAgtaggggcagagctgggactcgcAGCCAGACAAGGGGCTGAACGCAGCGCTGCTGCTCAGCCAGCCTACCTTGGGCATGGGGAACTCGCACACCCCCGCACAGTAGTAGGCGTCGAAGGATTTGGGCAAGATGATCCATTCATTCCACCCAATGTCTGCGAAGTCCACCTTCAGATACCTGCGGGAGCAGACCCTTGGCTCGGCCCACTGCTTCCTCCGGGCTTTCTGCATCGTCTTCTCGTCAAAGTCCAGCACCCTTGAGGAGGCCATGAACAAGTCTTGGCCCTTCTTCCTGCGGTCCTTGCGCCCTGGCCGTGGCTTCAGGGCCCGGAAGGGGCCAGGCCACAGTTCGTGTTTGTGGTAGTGCTGGGCGTGGGGGGCGTGCGCCGGCCTCTCGTCCAGACCTGGCAGCTCATTGTCCTGGAGGGGCCCGGTGGCCTGCGTGGCCCGGCGGACCCGGGGGTCTGCTGAGCTGTTGGGGGCTGCGCCAGGCTCCGGGTCTCCAGCCTGGAAGGGGTCATATCTCTGCAGCGTCACTGCCACACTATTGGGCTCTGAGATGGCCAGGTCATCAGCGTAGATGAGGATGTAAGGTGCGTGGGGGCTTGGCCTGGACACCCTTGGGGCCTTCTCCCCAGGATCCAGCTGGGCAGAGAGGAGCAGCTCGCCATCCTGGCGGGCTGCCTTGACGATGGGAGAGATGTCCTTGGCCTGCCACAGGCCCCGTGGCGGGGGTGCCAGGGCCATGGCCCCGCGGAGCAGCCCCTGCGTGGCTGTGTTCTGCGAGAGACTGCGGAAGAGCAGGTGTTGGTGTGCGGGCAGGCCCGGAGGCAGGAGGCGGCAGGGCGCGTTCTTGGCCCGCTGCTTGCATGGCACCTCTCGTGCCCGGGGCCACCGAGGTTCTGAGTAGAAGTGGAATGTGGCCGAGAGGATCATTTCTGAATCCTGCATAGAAGTCAGGTTGAAGAAATACACAGCCTTCTGGTCAACCACTTCTGTGAGGGCAGGACAGACCACAACAGGTTAGGTTCTTTCTTAGATCAGTCCCGGTGCTCACAGGATCTCCCACTCAGGGTTGGGATGGAGGAAGAATGCCCATTTAGGGAGCCCCTCCAGGCCAGCCAGGCTTTCCTCATCTTGGCTCATCCTCACAGTAAACTGAGGAGGGCCCCCTTACTTATCCTCAATGAACAGATGAGGAATTGAGGTCAGAGAGGCTGGGGATTGTCAATACCCCATTACAAAAAGGAAGAGATAGCAGACGGGGAGGTGGGTACTCAGGCACCTCCCTGTGTCCTCTCCCTGCACTCCAGGGTCCTCAATGCACAAatgcacaaatacacaaataccaCTGACATCTCCATGGAGAAGATAAGGTAGAATCAGGCTTGGGGGATGCTTTGAGTCAGGCACAAGCCCTGTGAGAACGCCCTCCTGTATGTACCCAGCCCTCTACTTCACAGATACTAAATGCGGTCGTTCTTCCAAACAAGGTGAACAAAGCAGAGCGCCCCTGACTCCCCTGTGTTCCGAGTGCCTTCTGAGGGAAACTGGACTTGAGGGCACAGCTGTCTGGGCATCTGCTACATGTTTTGCCCAAGGGCCTGCTCCCGCAGGTATCTCTTATAAAGCCTTGTTTGACAAGGAAGAGCAATATCAGGGTTGCACAAGGCCACTCAACAAAATCTACAAAGACCAGGTTGCTCTCTAGAGGCCCAAATCATGAGAAGGACTGGCATTCCTCAATCAACCCATCTGCAGCTCGAGAATGCTCTGGCCCCTGCATTCCTGGGGCTGTCAAGCACCTCTTCCTTCTTGCCTGGCTCTACCAGGTGTATCCCAGGGCCACGGGGCCGAGCATCCTCATCTGTGGCCCTAGGAAGCTGCCCCGAGCCCAGGCAGCATGAGTTCTCTGAATGGCCAAGTCCTCCAGAGGGTCCGGGTGGGAGGGACGAGTTGTTCCCCAGGCCTCCCTGTGATACTGCAGGCTGGCGGGAGACCAGAGCTGCCAGGCTGGTTGCCTCCTTCCTACTGCTCCCCTTCCTGAGGCCAGGTGTCTGCATGCTGGTACAGACTGCTGGGCACAGTTGCCAGAGGCACAGAGCTCCGAAGCACAGCACTGTGCATGTGTGCAGGGACGCTGCGCCCAAAGGGCATGGGCCAGGCTCTTAGCTTCCCTGACACCTGGACCCACAGAGGCAGctgggatttgtttttgtttttttgtttgtttgtttttgtttttgtttttttttgttttgtttttgtttttttaatcaaaatctcCCTTGTAAGGATATTCCCTTCTATTGGGAAGAAGGCATAATGCGATTAGGAACTGTCATGTCCTCTCAAGGgaccatgaaagagagcaaggaaggaaaaagcatATCCACAGAGGGCCTGATGAATGTCAGGCAAGATTTAGATGACACTCTAAAGACCCTGCCTTATCTGACCCTCAGAGCAAACCCAAGGAGAAGAGCGGCAGCCCCTCAGTGTGTTCCACACATAAGGAATAGGGCAGGGCCCTGAAGGCCAGTTAAACTTGGCTTCTGCAGACACTGCAGCTTCTGGTGTCCTGGGCTCAAGAGCTGCGTATCCCCAACTTCctgctctctgccttcctcccctggaGATGCTGATTCAGAGGGTCTGTGACAATGGGGCCAAGGGATCTATGTTTCACCAGTATCCTAGAGGACTCTAAGCACCGGGCAAGTTTGTGTATCCAGGGTTGATGTGCGGATGGGGTGCAAGCTCACCAGCACTGCAGCCCCCCATCCTCCAAGCTAGACAGGGCCCTAAGAACCAGGTCCCCAGGCCGCATCAGGACCACACCGAGCTCATCTGCCTCAGGCGGACAGTGAGGGTCTCTATTTCACATGATTGTTTGCAGGATTAAATAAATAGCATATGTAGTGTGCTGGGCACCAAGGAGGAGCCCCTAAATGTGGTTCCCTGCCACTCCCACCTAAAGGACCAAGGCTGGCACAGCAAGCAAGCTCTTCCTACACCGACTCGGTATCCTTCCAGTGATCCAAATTATCTGAGTCGTAACCCAGTGAACAAGGCAgataaagtgtttttttcttttatccaatTGAAGTCTACCGTTCTTCTACAGATTCCTTGCTAGGAAATGCACTAGGAGGCTCTAGGACAGACATTTCTGACACTTTCCAAAGAGTTGGCCCACTGTGGCAGGATGCAGGCATCTCTGGCCTAGGAACTTACAGCCTTTGGTGAGGAAGGACACAGCAGACTGGGGCAACAGAGATAGGCCTCCCCAGAGGAAAGgcaccccagcctccctcccagtGATGAGCTAACGGACCAGAGGATCTCTGAAGAAGGACGGCTGTGACCACCATGCCAGGGACAGCAGCCTGAGGCAGGGGTGGCCCAAGGAAGGCGCTGGGaggcctgccctcaaggagcGAGAAGTGCCTGAGAGGAGGACTGACCTTCCCTGAAGGTTATTCCTGCACAGGATGCAGGAGAGGGACAGCAAATACTGCTCCTCTCCAGACAGAGAACCACAGAGAGTGTGTTCTGAGACTGACGCCCAGCCTGATCAATCCCACTCCGGACAGGAGTCCTTCCTCTGTGTGGCTTCAACACCTTTGGCCATAGGGAGCTTGTCCCTCATAAGGCAGCCTGCTGCCTGAAGACCCTCTCTGGGGGAATTGTGGGGTGGTGATGggccacccccatccccagcgtGTGAAGGGCCACAGGGCAGCTCTGCTCTCTGTGTCTACATGCATGCAGTGCAGGGGGCTCCAGGCTGTGACGAGAGAAGGGGAACCTACAGGAAGTCTCCCGGCTTGCATGAGCCCAGGCCTCAAGAGAGAAACCCCTAAGAGAAGTCCCTATTGCCTATTTCCCATGTCTCATGGTCAACAAGAAAagatcctcccaccctccttccctccccccaccctccctcctgtccttttcctttctctttttcttccttctctccctgcctccctccctttctcactAAACATTAGGTCAACTCCTACTCTGGGCTCAGGGTTGTGCTGACTGGGGTCCTGGAAAAGGTGACCAGAGGGGCTCCGCCCAGGGATGAGACAGACGGGCCATCGTGATGACGCCCTTCTGCTGCCCTGTCACTGCTTTACAGAGCACTGTCCAAGTGAGGCCCGGGGGTGCTGGGTGCATTCACTCACAGGCCACTGCCCTGCTCACGGCTCTCCATTGCCCCAAAAGCAAAACGGAACCCCTTGCAGAGGCCCTGCTTGACCTGGCCTGCCTCCCTACCCGCCCGCATCTCTGCCCCAGCCACCCTGGCTTCTGGTCCCTCCAACACGAAGCTTCCCCGCTCagggctctgcctctgctgtcCCTTCTGtcgctgcccctcctcctccaggccccgccccctccccttcGCTCTCTGCTCTCCGCTCAAAGGACATCTCAAATACAGGGCACCCTTGGCTCCTGTGGCCGGAAGAGAAACCCCGTCACTCTGTCCCCTGCTTCATTTGTCTTCATGTCACTTCCCAACTTCCTGATCCGtatttctttgttattatttctcttcccccccCGCTAGAACACCAACTCCAAGGGAGTGGAGCTTTGGCAGCTCTGTGCACTGCTGCATCCCTAGATCCTAGCTCAAAGCCCGAGTGAGAGGTGGTGCCCGGAAGTAAGTGGTGAATGATGGGGGAAGCGTGGGGTCTTTGCTAGATCTGTCTGCTTCAGTTAACGAAGGGGGATCCCTGACCTGCTGCCCTCGGGCTCAGCAAACACATCCTGAAAGTCCAGAAAGCCTCATTCTTTGGGAAGATGAAGCTCATGATACACATCCAACTGGAGACACTGGGCAGCAGGATCTTTGTCCAGTTACTTCtgcttgagcctcagtttccttgtctttaaaatgggaataatatcgTTTACCAGTGATGGAGGTCCAAGCCCCAAACATGTACGTGTGCTTGATTCCCCAAATTCACAAAGAGGAGAGCAGATGTGTCATTCATTCTCTGGGAGAAGATGGAGCTTCAGAAAGGGTAtctaacttgcctaaagtcacccAGCTGGttaggggcagggccagggcgtACACCCAGGGCTGTCTGACCCCAAGGCCATGCTCCCCTGTGTACTTGGATTAGAATGGTGATCTACCTAACAGCGAATGTCACAAAGACCATGTGCTGTGAAGCGCAAAACATTTTGCAAACACAAGTCATTACGTGGATGTTTTAGAGTTCTAACTCTCCGAGAAAGAAAGGACTAACTTTATTTAGATGAGCCATTCTTTCTCTGGATTTTTGGAAATCTCAGAATCCTAACTGGGTCCACTCTGTGGGCACTCAGCCTCCTTCTTGAGGGTAATGGGGATgggactgggtggggggggaCGGAAGAGGTGGCTCTAGCCCAAGGGTCCCTCCAGGCACCCTGCTGACCAACCTTCAGGCCAAGAGGACTCTCAGAACAGAACCTAAGCCACATGGAGATTTGTCCCTTCATCCACTGCCCTGGAAACAGCCATCAGGGGGACCAAAGATTGAACTAAAAGGACTGAAGCCCACACCAGAGTGGGGCTAAAGATTCAAGCACCAatggaaggtggaggaagggagccatGGGCCACCAGGGGTGCTGCAcagaagggaagagaatgaaTATGTATCAAGCGTCTATTTTCAGGCAGGTCCCAGAGGAAATCCTGCTTGCATCACTTATTAGCTGTGGAGCCTTAGGCAAATcatggagcctcagtttccacatctgtaagcTGCACAGAGTTTTTGTAGGCATTTCCTAAAGTTGTAAGATCATCTCTGCAGAGCTCACGCCATGGTGTCTGGTACCCAACACATGCTCAGAACATACTGGCCATGTGGTGTCACCAGCTACTATGACACTCAGGGCACCATGTCCTTGTCGCCTGTTCTCATACCCAGCGGGAGGCATCGGCACCTGTCCACCCCTCCAGCAGGAGCCAGAGGGTCCCAtggcctctcccctcctgcaTCTAACCAATCCCAGTTCCTGCTGGCTTCGCATCCTGTTTCTTCACAACCATCTTGAACTCTGCATCCCTCCACCACTGTCTTCACTCATGGCCCGACCTCCACTGCCACCATGACATGAGGAAATCATCTATTATAGATGAAGAGTCAATATCCTTACTATACAGAAAACCTCTACCAGTCGGTAAGAAGTCAAGACCACAAGGAGGAAGCCATTTCCACAAGAAAAATTGCAACTGGCTAAAAGGTATGAAAAACAGTTCAGGATGACCAGTAATGGGAAAAAGAAGTAACTTTAAATGAGGATATAGCAAATTTTACCTTCCCATTAAAGATATGATCCTCCTAGggtaaaaaatgatatatatatctaacatataatatatatactatatacagaatatggtaatatatttatataacctataatatatattatatatattccactAAACTATTAATTCTAGTTATATTTGGGTTTGTAATTAAGAATGACTTCTTTTCTCTACGGTGATTTTCTATGGTTTCCAGATAAGTACGAATTTATTTcatactctcttctctctccacctcctgcatctctccttccctctttctctcccctccctcttccctttccctccccctctacctccACCACTGTCTGCACACCGTATACTGCCCACAGCTGCAGCCAAACTCAGGCCCCTCAAGGCTCTTATGGCCTGGTTGGGCCTGCTGGTCCACCTCTAGctcctgcctctcttctctcattGTTTCCTCACAGAAACCACAGTGCTCACAgtccccagcacacagtaggctgCTTCACTTCTACACCTGGCCAAACACCACCTGCCCTTCCGAGTCTATCTGGAGCCTTACCTCCTCTGCGAAGGCTTCGCTGGTCCTTCCCCACCGGCCCTCCCCGTGCCGGGACAGCATCAACCCTTGGCTCCCAAGCATACACACAGCCCCTCCCCATGGCATTGTGCCCCCTGTTCTGCTGCCCATACTCTTCCGCttacttctcccttccccccaggtCATGCACTTTTCTGGGCAGGGCCAAGAGTCTGTGCATCTGTGTGTCCTCTGAGCTTACAGCACCTGCCACCTAATgaggtgctcagcaaatacttGGGGAACTGAAACGAACGTGACCTTTGGCCTTGTTGGCAAAGTATGTATTATTACTCTCATTTAGAGATGAAGACatcaagctcagagaggttaagtaaattgcccaatTTCACACAGGTCAGTGGAAAAGCTTAGAGTTAAACACAATTGTTTAGGACGGGGGAAGGTTTAACCTTAAGCCTTAGGGTCAGGCTCGGAAGCGCCCTCCTCTGCTGTAGACTTAATAGGTACCAAGACACACTTCAGGAAgcagtggaagggagggaagaagggtggctaaaataatagtaatagcatCTAATAAATTACTGAACCCATGCCCAAGGCACTGTCTTAAACACTTGATATATCTCAGTTCATTTTAAAAACCCTATAAGGAAGGGAGCATTACTAGCCCCATTttagaagtgaagaaaaaaaaaaacaacactgagtCCTGGACAAGTTTAGTCCCTTGCCCTGGTCATTGACTCTGCATCTGGACCTCAGCAGTCTGGCTCACAGCCCACACTCAGAACTTAAGCCATGTTGCCTGGTGGCAGGGACTACCCCACTGAGGCTGCAGAGGCCACTGTCATGCCACAGGATGGTACTAGTATGTTCCAGGACCGGAGCTAAAGTCCCCACATTGGTGCCTCCTCCATAAGATGAGGGGTCCCTGCCCAGGCTCACAGCTCCTCACAGCTGGGTCGCTGGCTCACAAAGCAGGCATCTCTGAGGGCTGACGAGGGGCTGGGTGGGAGCCACTTAATAATGTGAATCAAGGGAGGAGGTGAGAAACCAAACCGCCTGGGCTGATGCTGTGTCAGGCAAAAACCCACCGCATCCCGCTGAACCACACTCTGCGCTGTGTGCACAGAAACCCATGCTCAGAGAGGAAAAGCTGGTGGGGCTGGGCCTTGGACCCAAGGCTGTCAAATGGTTCCAAATAAGTCGCAGACTGGTCCGGAATA from Neomonachus schauinslandi chromosome 6, ASM220157v2, whole genome shotgun sequence includes:
- the GDF10 gene encoding growth/differentiation factor 10 — encoded protein: MARGPVRTSPGPGPQLLALLPLLLLLLRDAGGSHQAPARSAPPAAADGLAGIKDPWRSPGEAAATLGPGAQDMVAVHMLRLYEKYSRRGARPGGGNTVRSFRARLEVVDQKAVYFFNLTSMQDSEMILSATFHFYSEPRWPRAREVPCKQRAKNAPCRLLPPGLPAHQHLLFRSLSQNTATQGLLRGAMALAPPPRGLWQAKDISPIVKAARQDGELLLSAQLDPGEKAPRVSRPSPHAPYILIYADDLAISEPNSVAVTLQRYDPFQAGDPEPGAAPNSSADPRVRRATQATGPLQDNELPGLDERPAHAPHAQHYHKHELWPGPFRALKPRPGRKDRRKKGQDLFMASSRVLDFDEKTMQKARRKQWAEPRVCSRRYLKVDFADIGWNEWIILPKSFDAYYCAGVCEFPMPKIVRPSNHATIQSIVRAVGIVPGIPEPCCVPDKMNSLGVLFLDENRNVVLKVYPNMSVETCACR